A segment of the Epinephelus fuscoguttatus linkage group LG23, E.fuscoguttatus.final_Chr_v1 genome:
CATGGTTACTTTTGACGCCACCGGCCGCCCGTTagtccggtgtgtgtgtgttggcagacGGGCTGGGAAGCAGCAGCTGTGGCATGTCTTCCTGTTCTGTGGCAGCAGTGTCTCAACATGCAGTGTTCTAACGTTGTTCTAAAATCCTTTGTTTGGACTTGAACATGTTTTTCATGTTCAAAGATCTTTTTCATTGAGTGTGTCTCGTCCTTTGTGTCTCTGCCATGGACGCAGTGTTTCCTCGTGTTGAtccaaacacacagcagcactacGAGGACGAGTCCGTTGCTCTCACCTGTGAGGGGCTGCATGGGCTGCATGGATGGAGAGTGATGAGGAAGATGAAGGCAGGTGTCACAATATGTGCTTCTCACTTCGAGATGTCGACCGGACCCTGCACCATCACACCTGCCTATTCGTCAGACAGTGGAGCGTACTGGTGTGAGGCTGGAGAGAAGAGAAGCAACGCCGTCAACATCACCATCACTGGTGTGTTTCAGGTCTGATAGTGACATTCTGAGAGTGCACGacattgtgatgatgtttgTTTCCATCTCAGCTGGTCCTGTGATCCTGGAGAGCCCTGCCCTCCCTGTGATGGTGGAGACGCTGTGACTCTGCGCTGTGGAAAGGAGACGACCTCCAACCTCACAGCTGATTTCTATAAAGATGGCCGCCTCATCAGGAGAAACACTACAGGAAACCTGACGCtccacagtgtttttaaatctaACGAAGGACTCTACAAGTGCAACGTGTCTCAAACTGAGGAGTCAGCAGAGAGCTGGCTGACGGTCACAGGTGAGACATTAACACTCAGTCTGTCTCCATGGCGACAGAGACAACAGATTCATATAAGcccctgtaaacatgtcagtgtgagtgaaatgaACCACATGGTTCTCTGCTCTGCCTGTTCTCACGTCTAAAGACGCTGCTCGCTGTGGTTTACTTCAAAGATTATTTTACAGTACGTCCATTTGACTCGAAGCAGACACGCTGAGTTCACAGCTGCAGGGTCTAACAGATGCTGACACACTCACCTGAAGCCtcccatggatgtattaagccATTCATGTCATCACAGTGCACAGTTAGGACAGGAGTCACATCACATCATGAGCTCTGTAATTATCATCtgtgatgtgactgtgtgaaaaCCTGAGCtcactgctgagctgcagaaaCGTAGAGGCCgcacacatgctgcgtcttcaGCTGCATGGAAGGCTCCAGGTCagattgtgttttggtttttgagTTAAATGCTAAAGTCATCCACACAGCAACATGCTAACAGAGACAAGATGTCAGCTTTCACATGGAAGCAGGAGCGTGTCTCAGATCACACACTCCTGTACGTTCACTTCACACTATGAACACTGTGTACTGCTTGTGTGGTGCACTCATTTCAGCAGGGTGGTGTTGTCTCAAATCGTGCACTGCCTTCTTGCACTCACCttcacctcttcttcttcttcttcttcttcttcttcttcttctcaaaAGATGGATCACAAACAGACGGTGGATCATTATCACCAACATTTGACCTCTACCTCCAcccacacataaaccaaacttGCACCACAGCGTCAGTGCTGATTGAAATGTGCAGCTATAACGAGGACCACTCACATTATGGTTGGTGGCACCGAATCATCACAGACCCACAAACATCATTGACGACTTCTATTCAACAACAGTTTTGGTACTTGGTGCAAAAACATGTCGAGCTAACAGGCTCCTTGTTGTTTGCTACGTCACAAAGATGGCGATCGTTGAGGCTGAGATGTGTCCGTCactccacactcaacttttggaCCGTTTTCAGTGTGTCAGTAGCACACTGCATGTTCCTGTACtgtgcagtgtgaacacactgaggGCCGGATCTACTAAGTGAACTGATTTGCCTGCGCAATCTAGAATTTTGTGTGAGGCTGAACCGCGGTTTACGGGTGATTTACTAAGAGTGACTGCGTCAATGTCAAGAGGTGCTGACGTGTTGGAGACACCATATTTAAATGAGGGTTTTGCgtgttttatggtttgcagCACGGCGAGTTTGGAGAGAAAGCGCAAAGTGAAATTCGACCCTATGGAGTTAGAGGTGTTGGTAGACGAGGCCAATCAACAGCAAAGAAAGCTGAGTGTCTCAGAGGAACACTACATGGGAAGAAACCTGTGAAAAAGTAAAACGATGCGAACAGTGGATGAAGTGAAAAGAAGATATCAAGgcatcagaagaagaagaacagaaaaACTGGCGTATAATCAAACGTCTGCAGATAAACCAGGTGGGGGCACAGTCGATGAGATGCCTCTGACCATCAGACAGGGaccacagagggaggagaggtgcGCACGGCGGGCAAGGTTGGCATCCTCCTCCGGCATGGCATTCTGCTCCAGCACACGAGGGTGTAAAATGTGTTCTCTGCATCTTCTTTCATCGTTTCCATGTCTCCTTCTTGCAACAATAACCGCAGCCATGTGTGCACAATTACACATACAAACCGTTTGCACCTGCCTCTGACACGTGTTAAATACAGACGCAGTTTCTGTTTGCAAAACTGCTTTCAGGTTTGATAAATCACGCTGCGTGTGCTAAGttaatatatttacatgttCTCCTCCAGCACACGCACAGTTGTGTGTAAACGCCCCATATTGCATATTCACTGCAGCAAACGTACTGACTGGATGCAGACGTGCTATTCTGCACCTTTGAAAGACGCAACTCTTACTGCGCACTGTTAGTACATCACATTTTTCTGCGTGTGCAATGAGTTTGCACATGTTTTTATACACGCACACCTTTAGTAGATCCGGCCCTTAGTGCACTTACAGGATGAAGGAGGTGATCTGAGACACACTGGCTGTTTCAAACAAACACCAACAGAAGGTGAGCTCAGCTCTGTCTCACACAAAGACTCAGTCACCAGAAATAAGCtgcacaggaagaggaagtgctCAGCCATGTTGAACTGTAGGTGAACTGTAATGCAGTCAGCAGCAAGTCAACATGGAGGTCACAGCTGTCTGCATCACGCTGAGTGAGTACTGAGTCTGTGTGCTGCATCTTGtttcaaacacacatgaaaaagcTTTTGTCTCTGAAATAACGTTTGTGTTTCCAGTGACacgcctcctgctgctgctgctgctgctgctgctgctgctgcagcagcagcctgcacAGGTTAAAGACAGCTGTACTCACAGTGCTGGTAAGTTACCATGAAGTGGTGATTATTGGTCTCTCATGGTGCCGTTATATCAGACTGTAGATGTTCACCTCGTCAATATTTGTCAGATCCAGTTAGTTTAAACGATTAGAAAGAGTTTTTCATTCAGTGTCTTTAACATCTCTCCCTCGTTGTTCTGTCATTTTACTAGAATAGTAAATAAAGAACAGTTACTGATCCCTCCCTTCTTCTCTGTCTCAGACGCATCTGTTCTTCGCATCATCCCATCCAGACTGCAGGTCTTTGAATACGAGTCAGTGTTTGTAAACTGCGAGGGCTTTCCTCATGACTCGACTCAGTGGAGGGTGATGAGGAGGATCAAGGACATCAGAACCTTCTGTAACACAAACTGGGAGACCAAAGGACCCTGCACCATCACGACGGCCTTCTCAACAGACAGCGGAGAATACTGGTGTGAAGCTGGAGGAAAGGAAAGCAGCACTGTCAGCATCGTAGTGAGCGGTACCTACTTAAAATCTTAATGACTGATGTTGTGAAATATGAGTACTTTAGATATCCTTAACTTATTGTTTCACACATGAACACTGCCACATGTTGGGAcaagacatgaaatacagttGGTCAATATGAACCTAATCACTGGGGCAGGAGGACGAGGGTCACGTTGAGGAAGACAATTGTAGATTTGAAGTCAAAGATCTATGAGAACAACGTCCTAATATTTTGACTTCATGTTCGAGAAGATTTTTTCCTCTACGTGGCCCTAATCCTCCTTCATAGCTGTCTGAATATTATTGATTCATTATTTAAACACAATGAAAGTAAACGTGCTTCATACTTAATATTTATTTAGCATTTAGtgtaaaaaaggtaaaaatcacattactttcattttgaccttttgacctgtCACCTGACGTTCAGCCGGCTCAGTGATCCTGGAGAGTCCTGTTAGTCCTGTGACGGAGGGAGATGATGTCACTCTGCGCTGCAGGAACAAGACGACCtcctcaaacacagctgattTCTTTAAAGATGGCCGCCTCATCAGGAGCAGCTCCACAGGAAACATGACCATCAGCAGTGTGTCAAGTCTGATGAAGGACTCTACAGGTGTCACATCTCTGGAGCTGGAGAGTCACCTGAGAGCCGGCTGGCTGTCACAGGTGAGACTCAACATCGACTCAAAACAAAAGAAGTGTGATTTCCTTTGACTCAGCTCAGTGCCAACTGTCTGTCCTGTAAATATTATAAGTTAAAATCAAACAGTGATGATTTTAACTTGGTTAAAGGAGAACCAGCAACATG
Coding sequences within it:
- the LOC125884292 gene encoding uncharacterized protein LOC125884292, which gives rise to MMHQGYRFTFAPPRKKDNRLSDNMTCHNSGHSPQYYHDHILATVRHSAIQSALTNRNNQATTLNNRAAIPITILGKSWLLLTPPAALFPRVDPNTQQHYEDESVALTCEGLHGLHGWRVMRKMKAGVTICASHFEMSTGPCTITPAYSSDSGAYCWSCDPGEPCPPCDGGDAVTLRCGKETTSNLTADFYKDGRLIRRNTTGNLTLHSVFKSNEGLYKCNVSQTEESAESWLTVTVCVLHLVSNTHEKAFVSEITFVFPVTRLLLLLLLLLLLLQQQPAQVKDSCTHSADASVLRIIPSRLQVFEYESVFVNCEGFPHDSTQWRVMRRIKDIRTFCNTNWETKGPCTITTAFSTDSGEYWCEAGGKESSTVSIVVSAGSVILESPARPVTEGDDVTLRCRNKMASNFPADFYKDGRLIRSSSTGEMTISSVSKSDEGLYRCHISGAGESPESRLAVTAYQEETRPPVSYSPRVSSLLWMTVTLLLVALLLLLLMLGLLYMKLRVPAETRAADRCQPVYTVITNHGKAEDQGEPSTTPVYYALSMGPAASSSTVTPAPSVSTSPLSED